Proteins co-encoded in one Methanothermobacter sp. genomic window:
- the rimI gene encoding ribosomal protein S18-alanine N-acetyltransferase — MIVREFKPQDLKRVIEIENMSFDEPYPPQLIRYLYDIGAGFLVAQEDNMVVGYIIFWIRFENEGHIISLAVDRKYRRRKFGTRLVKAAIKIFEKFGVNIVKLEVRAKNKGAIKFYKSLGFKEENRIPQYYENGDDAVVMKKEI, encoded by the coding sequence ATGATAGTGAGGGAATTTAAGCCACAAGATCTTAAGAGGGTTATTGAAATCGAGAACATGTCCTTTGATGAGCCTTATCCTCCACAGCTTATACGTTACCTTTATGATATAGGGGCTGGTTTTCTCGTTGCCCAAGAAGATAATATGGTTGTAGGGTATATTATATTTTGGATAAGATTTGAAAATGAAGGACATATAATATCACTAGCGGTTGATAGAAAATATCGTCGCAGGAAATTCGGAACAAGACTTGTAAAAGCAGCTATAAAGATTTTTGAAAAATTTGGAGTTAATATTGTTAAATTGGAAGTTAGGGCGAAAAATAAAGGGGCTATAAAATTTTATAAGAGCTTAGGATTTAAAGAAGAAAATAGGATACCACAATATTATGAGAACGGTGACGACGCCGTGGTGATGAAAAAAGAAATATGA
- the carA gene encoding glutamine-hydrolyzing carbamoyl-phosphate synthase small subunit: MVREAKLALEDGTLLKGEGFGFETVKSGEVVFATGMTGYVEALTDPSYKGQILMLTYPLQGNYGISSKWYQSDGIKAEGLIVREQCKRPSHHLAEKTLSDFLEEYEIPGISGVDTRALTIKIRKKGTMKGALATEEIDDDELIKLAVEQPDIRELDLVDKVSVKEPKILHEEYNDRIAIIDCGIKNNIIKAFLEREVSVALLPYNTSPDVILEYEPDAILLSNGPGDPTRVKEAIETVKKLSEKLPIFGICLGQQIIALAFDAKIYKMKFGHRGANQPVKNLETGEVAITSQNHGFAVDPMSINEKEIKITHINLNDGTVEGIQHRELPIMSVQYHPEAGPGPHDTYNIFDKFVKIMREY; this comes from the coding sequence ATGGTTAGGGAAGCTAAACTTGCCCTAGAAGATGGAACTTTACTCAAGGGTGAAGGTTTCGGTTTTGAAACAGTTAAGAGTGGAGAAGTCGTATTTGCAACTGGTATGACAGGTTACGTTGAAGCACTCACCGACCCATCATATAAAGGCCAAATTTTAATGTTAACGTATCCACTCCAAGGAAATTATGGTATATCCAGTAAATGGTATCAATCAGACGGTATAAAAGCAGAAGGACTTATTGTAAGGGAACAATGTAAAAGACCATCACATCACTTAGCAGAAAAGACACTCTCAGATTTCCTAGAAGAATATGAGATTCCAGGTATAAGTGGTGTTGATACAAGGGCCTTGACAATAAAAATAAGAAAGAAAGGGACTATGAAGGGTGCTCTAGCGACCGAGGAGATTGATGATGATGAACTTATAAAATTGGCCGTTGAACAACCGGACATACGCGAATTAGACCTTGTGGATAAAGTTTCTGTGAAAGAACCTAAGATTTTGCATGAAGAATACAATGACAGGATCGCTATAATAGATTGCGGAATAAAAAACAATATCATAAAAGCTTTTCTGGAAAGGGAGGTTAGCGTGGCCCTTTTACCATATAATACAAGCCCTGATGTGATACTAGAATATGAACCTGATGCCATACTACTATCAAACGGTCCTGGAGATCCAACAAGGGTTAAAGAAGCTATAGAAACAGTTAAAAAATTATCAGAGAAGCTTCCAATATTTGGGATCTGTCTTGGTCAACAGATAATAGCACTAGCATTCGATGCGAAAATATACAAGATGAAATTTGGACACAGAGGAGCCAATCAACCAGTCAAAAACCTAGAAACAGGAGAAGTCGCTATAACATCACAAAATCACGGATTCGCAGTAGACCCAATGTCAATAAACGAAAAAGAGATCAAAATAACCCACATAAACCTTAATGATGGGACAGTTGAAGGAATACAACATAGAGAATTGCCTATCATGAGCGTACAATACCATCCAGAAGCAGGACCAGGACCACACGATACATACAACATCTTCGACAAATTCGTGAAGATAATGAGGGAATATTAA
- the carB gene encoding carbamoyl-phosphate synthase large subunit yields MPRDKSINKVLIIGSGPIQIGQAAEFDYSGSQACKALREEGVKTILVNSNPATIQTDKEMADKVYIEPLTPEIVAKIIEKEKPDALLPTMGGQTGLNVATGLAQMGALGDVKVIGSSIETIRNVEDRDLFDSFMKKLNEPVPKAKAVESVEEALEAVKEIGYPVIVRPAFTLGGTGGGVAHNPEELKEVVTRGLEMSFINQVLIDQSVLGWKEFEYEVMRDKNDTCIIVCNMENIDPMGIHTGESIVVAPAQTLSDEENQKLRDVSLKIIRALKIEGGCNIQFAVHPETGEYKVIEVNPRVSRSSALASKATGYPIAKIAAKIAIGLTLDEIQNDITKETPASFEPSIDYVVTKIPRWPFDKFRDIDRRIGVQMKSTGEVMAIGRTLEESLHKAIRSLDIGRYGFEEVHFTPEDLANPTDERLFQVYTALKNGMSINEVYELTKIDKFFLYKILEIIKFEESLKGDEISPETLKKAKRLGFSDKKIAQLTGLKEKEIRDLRRKHNIKPVYKMVDTCAAEFEAKTPYYYGSYDMEDEVEVSRKPKVLIIGSGPIRIGQGIEFDYCCVHATMAFREEGFETIMVNNNPETVSTDYDISDKLYFEPLTLEDVLAIIDKEKPDGVVVQFGGQTSINLAVPLAKEGVRILGTPYESIDKVEDRERFTRVLEKLNIPQAPYGIAKSFEDARRVAEKIGYPVLVRPSYVLGGRAMEIVYDEKELEEYMEEAVRVSPKHPILVDKFLEDAIEVDVDALCDGEEVYIGGIMEHIEEAGVHSGDSACVIPPQTIPEDIIEIIKDYTRKLALELEVVGLINIQYAVKVDEDPPVYILEANPRASRTVPFVSKATGVPLAKVAAKLMLGEKLSSLGLTSEKEIDHVAVKESVFPFIKLPGADAVLGPEMKSTGESMGIDENFGLAYYKSQLSANMELPVEGKIFISVKDSDKPRIADIVQKAEELGFQVIATRGTAEAVKDISNVEVINKVSQASPNIKDAILAGEVGLIINTPSGKQSADDGYIIRRMAIELGIPYVTTLAGARAALNAIEAVKMGKITVKSLNEYHES; encoded by the coding sequence ATGCCGCGGGATAAAAGCATAAATAAGGTACTTATAATAGGCTCGGGACCGATCCAGATAGGACAAGCAGCCGAATTCGACTACTCAGGCTCCCAAGCATGTAAAGCCTTGAGAGAGGAAGGTGTTAAAACCATACTAGTCAATTCAAACCCTGCAACAATCCAAACAGACAAGGAAATGGCCGACAAAGTCTACATTGAACCATTAACGCCAGAAATAGTGGCAAAAATCATAGAAAAAGAAAAACCAGACGCCTTACTCCCAACCATGGGCGGTCAAACAGGCCTAAATGTTGCAACAGGACTAGCACAAATGGGGGCACTAGGAGATGTTAAAGTTATAGGCTCATCCATTGAAACAATAAGGAACGTCGAAGACAGAGACCTTTTCGACAGTTTCATGAAAAAGCTTAACGAACCAGTACCCAAAGCAAAGGCCGTTGAATCCGTTGAGGAAGCTCTAGAAGCTGTTAAAGAGATAGGATACCCTGTTATCGTGAGACCAGCCTTCACACTAGGAGGTACCGGTGGGGGCGTGGCCCACAATCCAGAAGAACTCAAAGAAGTGGTCACAAGAGGCCTTGAAATGAGTTTCATAAACCAAGTGCTCATAGACCAATCAGTCCTAGGCTGGAAGGAATTTGAATATGAGGTTATGCGAGACAAAAATGACACATGTATCATAGTCTGTAACATGGAAAACATAGACCCTATGGGTATACACACAGGTGAGAGTATAGTAGTTGCACCCGCCCAGACATTAAGTGATGAAGAAAACCAGAAACTCAGGGACGTATCCCTCAAAATAATAAGAGCTCTTAAAATCGAAGGAGGCTGTAACATACAATTTGCAGTGCATCCTGAAACAGGAGAATATAAAGTCATCGAAGTGAACCCGAGAGTGAGCAGGAGCAGTGCCCTAGCATCTAAGGCAACAGGGTATCCCATAGCCAAGATAGCTGCGAAGATAGCCATAGGCCTCACCCTCGACGAGATACAAAATGATATCACAAAGGAAACGCCAGCATCATTCGAACCAAGCATAGACTATGTCGTGACCAAAATACCCCGCTGGCCGTTCGATAAGTTCAGGGACATAGACAGGAGAATCGGAGTCCAGATGAAGTCCACCGGGGAAGTTATGGCCATTGGCAGGACCTTGGAGGAATCCTTGCATAAGGCTATAAGGTCACTGGACATTGGAAGATATGGTTTCGAAGAAGTTCACTTCACACCAGAGGATCTTGCCAATCCCACAGATGAGAGATTATTCCAAGTATACACGGCATTAAAAAATGGGATGAGTATAAATGAGGTCTATGAGCTTACGAAGATCGATAAATTTTTCTTATACAAGATACTTGAAATAATAAAATTTGAAGAATCCCTCAAAGGGGATGAAATAAGCCCTGAAACATTGAAGAAAGCTAAAAGATTGGGTTTTTCAGACAAAAAAATAGCCCAACTTACAGGTTTAAAGGAAAAGGAGATACGTGACTTGCGCAGGAAGCATAATATAAAACCAGTATATAAGATGGTTGACACTTGCGCTGCCGAATTCGAAGCTAAAACCCCATACTATTATGGATCTTATGACATGGAAGATGAAGTGGAAGTTTCAAGGAAGCCTAAGGTTTTGATAATAGGATCGGGGCCTATAAGGATAGGTCAAGGTATAGAATTTGACTATTGTTGTGTGCATGCGACCATGGCATTTAGAGAGGAAGGATTCGAGACAATAATGGTAAACAACAACCCAGAAACAGTAAGTACAGACTATGACATATCAGATAAGCTATATTTCGAACCCTTAACCCTAGAGGACGTATTAGCCATAATTGACAAAGAAAAACCAGATGGTGTCGTTGTCCAATTTGGGGGTCAAACATCGATTAATCTAGCAGTTCCACTCGCAAAGGAAGGAGTGAGAATACTTGGAACGCCATATGAGAGCATTGATAAAGTCGAAGACCGTGAAAGATTCACAAGAGTCTTGGAAAAATTGAATATACCCCAAGCCCCATATGGTATAGCAAAATCATTCGAGGACGCTAGACGTGTCGCGGAAAAAATAGGATACCCTGTACTTGTAAGACCATCCTATGTTCTTGGTGGAAGAGCAATGGAAATAGTCTATGACGAAAAAGAACTTGAGGAGTACATGGAAGAGGCCGTCAGAGTTTCACCAAAACATCCAATCCTTGTGGACAAATTCCTAGAGGATGCTATAGAAGTTGATGTCGACGCGTTATGTGATGGTGAGGAGGTCTATATAGGGGGTATCATGGAACATATCGAAGAAGCCGGTGTCCATTCAGGGGACTCAGCATGTGTCATACCACCTCAGACCATCCCAGAAGATATAATAGAGATCATAAAGGATTACACAAGGAAACTCGCACTAGAATTAGAAGTTGTAGGGTTAATAAACATACAATATGCTGTTAAAGTAGATGAGGACCCCCCGGTTTACATACTCGAAGCCAACCCTAGGGCAAGTAGGACGGTACCTTTTGTGAGCAAGGCAACAGGAGTGCCCTTGGCAAAGGTCGCTGCGAAATTGATGTTAGGTGAAAAACTATCATCATTGGGCTTGACTTCAGAAAAAGAAATAGACCACGTGGCGGTTAAAGAATCTGTATTCCCATTTATAAAACTTCCAGGAGCCGATGCAGTTCTCGGACCAGAGATGAAATCCACCGGTGAAAGCATGGGTATCGACGAAAACTTCGGCCTAGCCTATTACAAGTCACAACTTTCAGCCAACATGGAACTACCGGTAGAAGGTAAAATCTTCATAAGTGTTAAAGATTCTGACAAGCCAAGGATAGCAGACATAGTGCAAAAAGCAGAGGAGTTAGGATTCCAGGTTATAGCGACACGTGGCACCGCAGAGGCTGTGAAGGACATTTCAAACGTAGAGGTTATAAATAAGGTGAGTCAAGCTTCTCCTAACATAAAAGACGCCATACTAGCTGGTGAAGTGGGACTTATAATAAACACGCCCTCTGGTAAACAATCAGCCGATGACGGATACATTATAAGGAGGATGGCCATAGAATTAGGTATACCATACGTCACAACACTCGCGGGTGCAAGAGCGGCTTTAAATGCTATAGAAGCTGTTAAAATGGGTAAAATAACGGTTAAATCCCTCAATGAATACCACGAATCATAG
- a CDS encoding amidohydrolase family protein, with the protein MLVIENGIVLGGMNLNPMRVNIAIEDGRIAEITKEKIPSDHRIDAKGCIVAPGFINAHVHTADSILKDLGDGKSLDEIVKPPMGLKHRILENTKDKDIIEASRASIMEMISAGTTTFIDYREGGIKGIKLLKKALKDLPINSIILGRDPIFLEEDPNTTKLKNRIKKLLKFADGIGPSGFGEITDETAHKIVEECEKWDKIASIHVAESIEAQKLSIEKTGKSEVERAIDAGFHLLVHFTNPFPKDFRLVSENKATIVACPRSNGMLSTGIPPIAKIHDKNINLLLGTDNIMFNAPDMFREMEYTLKVTRAFKRGYFNPRDVLKMVTTNIHKFLGEKIGCIAEGFRADLIIVESLSENPYLSLINRSQSKNIRYVIIKGRIVKR; encoded by the coding sequence ATGCTTGTTATTGAAAACGGTATTGTATTAGGGGGCATGAATTTAAACCCTATGAGGGTGAATATTGCAATAGAAGATGGCAGGATAGCAGAGATAACCAAGGAAAAAATCCCCTCTGATCATAGAATAGACGCTAAAGGTTGTATCGTAGCCCCAGGATTTATAAATGCGCATGTACACACTGCTGACAGCATCCTAAAGGATTTAGGTGATGGTAAAAGCCTAGATGAGATAGTGAAACCCCCAATGGGATTGAAACATAGGATTTTAGAGAATACAAAAGACAAGGATATCATAGAGGCTAGTAGGGCTTCCATCATGGAAATGATATCAGCTGGCACTACAACCTTCATAGATTATAGAGAAGGTGGAATAAAAGGCATAAAATTGCTTAAAAAGGCGCTAAAAGACTTGCCTATAAATTCCATCATACTAGGAAGGGATCCGATCTTCCTAGAAGAAGACCCGAACACCACAAAATTGAAAAATAGGATAAAAAAACTCCTAAAATTCGCTGATGGGATAGGACCTAGTGGATTCGGTGAAATAACCGATGAAACAGCCCACAAAATCGTGGAAGAATGTGAAAAATGGGATAAAATAGCCTCGATCCATGTAGCCGAAAGCATTGAAGCTCAAAAACTTTCAATAGAGAAGACAGGTAAAAGTGAAGTGGAAAGGGCCATAGATGCGGGCTTCCATTTACTCGTACATTTTACTAATCCATTCCCAAAAGACTTCAGGCTAGTTTCAGAAAATAAAGCTACAATTGTTGCATGTCCAAGATCAAATGGCATGCTCTCAACAGGAATACCACCAATAGCAAAAATACATGACAAGAATATTAATTTGCTCCTGGGAACTGACAACATAATGTTTAACGCCCCAGACATGTTCAGAGAAATGGAATACACCTTGAAGGTTACAAGAGCTTTTAAAAGAGGCTATTTCAACCCAAGGGATGTTTTGAAGATGGTGACAACAAACATTCATAAATTTCTTGGCGAAAAAATAGGATGCATAGCTGAAGGTTTTCGAGCAGATCTTATAATAGTTGAATCCTTATCTGAGAATCCTTATCTTTCACTTATTAATAGAAGCCAATCGAAAAATATAAGATATGTTATAATAAAAGGTAGAATAGTTAAGAGGTGA
- a CDS encoding universal stress protein, with protein sequence MYKKILLPTDGSEYANRAAEHAIWIAKESGAEIVALTVMETSTFIGLPADDLIIRIKEILEEEASNSLDKIKKLVEESGHDIKLTLKTDEGSPADSILNTIEKEGIDLVVMGTSGKHGLDRFLLGSVTEKVVRSAKCPVLVVH encoded by the coding sequence ATGTACAAAAAAATTCTCCTACCCACTGACGGCTCTGAATATGCTAACAGGGCAGCCGAACATGCCATATGGATAGCGAAGGAGAGTGGTGCGGAGATAGTGGCATTAACAGTCATGGAAACATCCACTTTCATAGGATTGCCAGCCGACGACCTCATAATACGCATCAAGGAAATCCTTGAAGAAGAAGCTTCAAATTCCTTAGATAAGATAAAAAAGCTCGTCGAAGAATCAGGTCATGATATCAAACTCACATTAAAGACAGATGAGGGTTCCCCTGCGGATTCCATCCTAAATACGATAGAAAAGGAGGGCATAGATCTCGTGGTAATGGGGACGTCAGGTAAACATGGCCTTGATAGGTTCCTTCTTGGGAGTGTGACAGAAAAGGTTGTAAGATCTGCAAAGTGCCCAGTATTAGTAGTTCATTGA
- a CDS encoding CBS domain-containing protein: protein MLAKDIMSKEIYYVKVPGNRAQALDIMRKKNVSGLPVVKEGSDKLVGIITRSDIIENPDEEQIALIMTRDPIVASPEDPVSLVASKMVKNNIRRIPIVKNDKLVGIITAYDIVSRALAEMDIDSPVEDYMILNIPTTWDRTPLNIAFEIMRYFKLKVLLTINNEARLSGILTETDFLNESEVVSERTVHNTSVGTEGDRWTWDSRNVLYVIKNQLKFSDKEVRDVATTELVTVTKTTSVSDCAKKMRKSKIEQIPVIDFEGELVGLLRAQDLIKALVDSDE from the coding sequence ATGTTAGCAAAGGATATAATGTCAAAAGAAATATACTATGTGAAAGTTCCAGGAAACCGCGCCCAAGCATTGGATATAATGAGGAAAAAGAATGTTTCAGGGTTACCAGTTGTTAAAGAGGGCTCCGATAAGCTCGTTGGTATCATAACACGTTCAGATATCATAGAAAATCCGGACGAGGAACAGATAGCCCTTATAATGACAAGGGATCCTATTGTAGCTTCCCCAGAGGATCCTGTAAGTTTAGTGGCTTCTAAGATGGTGAAAAATAATATAAGGAGGATTCCCATAGTCAAAAACGATAAATTGGTAGGTATAATCACAGCCTATGACATTGTATCCCGTGCACTCGCAGAAATGGACATAGACTCCCCAGTGGAAGATTACATGATTCTAAACATACCCACAACATGGGACAGAACACCTCTTAACATAGCATTTGAGATCATGAGATACTTCAAATTGAAGGTTCTGCTAACAATTAACAATGAAGCTAGACTATCAGGGATACTCACTGAGACAGATTTTCTAAACGAAAGCGAGGTAGTTTCTGAGAGAACAGTCCATAATACTTCAGTAGGTACTGAAGGGGACAGATGGACATGGGATAGTAGAAATGTTCTCTATGTTATAAAAAACCAACTCAAATTTTCAGATAAGGAAGTGAGAGATGTTGCCACAACAGAACTAGTTACAGTGACAAAAACGACAAGTGTCAGTGACTGCGCAAAGAAGATGAGAAAATCCAAGATCGAACAAATCCCTGTAATAGACTTTGAAGGCGAACTTGTAGGACTGTTAAGAGCCCAGGACCTTATAAAGGCCCTAGTTGATTCAGATGAGTAG
- the larE gene encoding ATP-dependent sacrificial sulfur transferase LarE gives MELQAKIKQVENILKDKKVIIAFSGGSDSTLIAKIASKISREAIAITIDNGVLPVETVRNAKYTASKLGISHKIIKENFLEHENFKKNTTQRCFYCKDRMYAILESIAEKKGFDIIVDGTNITDMLEDRPGIIANYKRKIRSPLLEAKITEEDVIEYLKKENINYTPNTTCLATRIKGPITTKKLNMISYAENLIKDLTGLELVRVRDFDGIAVIQVDDTSKILNMQLLGYIVEKFKSAGFKGVHVDIEGYRKNRGELIGSQEDDKIIFELKLPYPIDLEKTRLRFKDRREDILRLEIEDSIVKISEDGKIIIEEVEDRKKAERILSEVLSSIKRREN, from the coding sequence ATGGAACTCCAGGCAAAGATTAAACAAGTTGAAAACATCCTAAAGGATAAAAAGGTTATAATAGCATTCTCGGGCGGATCAGACAGTACACTAATCGCCAAAATAGCATCAAAGATTTCAAGGGAAGCTATTGCAATAACTATAGATAATGGGGTACTACCAGTGGAGACCGTGCGAAATGCGAAATATACAGCTTCAAAACTGGGAATCTCACATAAGATCATAAAAGAAAATTTCCTCGAACATGAAAATTTCAAGAAAAACACCACTCAAAGATGTTTCTATTGCAAGGATCGTATGTATGCCATTCTAGAATCTATAGCAGAAAAAAAAGGATTTGATATCATAGTAGATGGGACTAACATAACAGACATGCTCGAAGATCGACCAGGAATCATAGCAAATTACAAAAGAAAAATAAGAAGTCCACTATTAGAAGCGAAAATAACAGAAGAAGATGTTATAGAATACCTAAAAAAAGAAAACATAAACTATACACCGAATACTACCTGTCTAGCGACTAGAATAAAAGGGCCGATAACCACCAAGAAACTCAATATGATATCATATGCTGAGAACCTCATAAAGGATCTTACAGGCCTCGAATTAGTCAGAGTCAGGGACTTCGATGGGATCGCGGTAATCCAGGTAGATGATACAAGTAAAATACTGAACATGCAACTTCTGGGATATATCGTGGAAAAATTTAAATCAGCAGGTTTCAAAGGCGTCCATGTGGATATAGAAGGCTACCGCAAAAATAGGGGGGAGCTCATAGGCTCCCAAGAAGATGATAAGATAATATTTGAATTAAAACTCCCTTATCCCATTGATTTGGAAAAAACGCGCTTAAGGTTCAAGGATCGCCGAGAAGATATTCTAAGGTTGGAAATAGAGGATAGTATAGTTAAGATCTCAGAGGATGGTAAGATAATCATTGAGGAGGTTGAGGATAGAAAAAAAGCCGAAAGGATACTATCAGAGGTACTATCCTCTATAAAGCGACGGGAGAACTAG
- a CDS encoding TfuA-related McrA-glycine thioamidation protein, with protein sequence MKRIVVFTGPSLHPREARKVLDAEYHPPVRRGDILKAIKGPVDIIVIIDGVFHHEPAVAHKEIIEALKMGVKVVGGASMGALRASELDGLGMIGIGYVYHKYKDGSIESDDDVAVAFDPKTLQPLSDSLVSIEYNFKKAYMHGIISRDELEYLIRIAKSIFYPKRTYDRIYKECNINPAILRRLKEFIKEEGVDIKREDAIKVLEYVRDKILRRHSNGTPGKD encoded by the coding sequence ATGAAGCGGATAGTCGTATTCACAGGTCCATCCCTACATCCTAGAGAAGCTAGGAAGGTATTAGATGCCGAATATCATCCCCCAGTAAGGAGAGGTGATATCCTAAAAGCTATTAAAGGGCCTGTTGATATTATCGTGATCATAGATGGGGTATTCCATCATGAACCTGCAGTCGCCCACAAGGAGATAATAGAAGCGCTTAAAATGGGTGTGAAAGTGGTTGGAGGGGCTAGTATGGGGGCTCTCCGAGCATCAGAACTTGACGGTCTTGGGATGATAGGTATAGGTTATGTATATCATAAATACAAGGATGGAAGCATAGAATCTGATGATGATGTTGCAGTTGCTTTTGACCCCAAGACCCTACAACCATTATCAGATTCCCTTGTAAGTATTGAATACAACTTTAAAAAAGCATATATGCATGGTATAATATCAAGGGATGAACTAGAATACCTTATCAGGATTGCCAAGTCAATATTTTATCCCAAAAGGACTTATGATAGGATCTATAAAGAGTGTAATATAAACCCGGCGATTCTTCGAAGATTAAAGGAATTTATAAAAGAAGAGGGTGTTGACATAAAAAGGGAGGATGCAATCAAAGTCCTAGAATATGTAAGGGACAAAATATTGAGGCGGCACTCCAATGGAACTCCAGGCAAAGATTAA
- a CDS encoding YcaO-related McrA-glycine thioamidation protein, which yields MFSNVPVKYIGCTHRARKPSETIKWIKKKLQNIGVTRITEITHLDRIGIPVYSAIRPTAEEGAVSIYAGKGATRSQAKASAMMEAFERYSAEKKNEDAEKSIKAPLDNIIEYVDPKSLILPHDSKVDGKIEWVKATNLKNEKEVYIPANAVYHPYNPPEDCVSLFRSNTNGLASGNAIEEAVFHGLMELIERDAWSIFEAKRGPKREIDCQDAENKIIEDLLHKFEDAKIDITLIDLTNDIRIPTIAAVADDILLKDPALLSIGVGTHLDPEVAVIRALTEVAQSRATQIHGTREDTVRAIFMRKAGYERMKRINKHWFGEPETVIGLDKLKNRSKRTFREDIKVTLRELKRCGFSDVFFVDLTREVKVPVVRVIVPGLEVFAVDNTRIGDRIKYEADSRIHRSIPTS from the coding sequence ATGTTCTCCAATGTACCCGTGAAATATATTGGTTGCACGCACAGAGCCAGAAAACCTTCAGAGACTATAAAATGGATTAAAAAGAAACTGCAAAATATAGGTGTCACAAGGATAACAGAAATAACACACCTCGACAGGATAGGTATACCAGTATATTCTGCCATAAGACCAACTGCAGAAGAGGGTGCTGTGAGCATATACGCTGGTAAAGGGGCTACACGGTCGCAGGCTAAAGCATCAGCCATGATGGAAGCATTCGAGAGATACTCAGCAGAGAAAAAAAATGAAGATGCCGAAAAGTCCATTAAAGCACCATTAGATAATATAATAGAATATGTAGACCCTAAAAGTCTCATACTCCCCCATGATAGTAAAGTGGATGGGAAAATTGAATGGGTGAAAGCCACAAACTTAAAAAATGAAAAAGAGGTTTACATACCCGCAAATGCAGTTTACCATCCTTATAATCCACCTGAGGATTGTGTAAGTCTTTTCAGGTCAAATACTAATGGACTCGCCTCAGGGAATGCTATCGAGGAAGCAGTATTCCACGGACTCATGGAACTAATAGAAAGGGACGCTTGGAGCATCTTCGAGGCGAAAAGAGGTCCAAAAAGGGAGATAGATTGTCAGGACGCCGAGAATAAGATCATAGAGGATCTACTCCACAAATTCGAGGATGCGAAGATCGACATAACCCTCATAGACCTTACAAACGATATCAGAATACCAACAATCGCCGCAGTAGCAGATGACATCCTCCTAAAAGACCCTGCACTACTAAGCATAGGTGTGGGAACACACCTAGACCCTGAAGTAGCAGTTATAAGGGCTCTCACAGAAGTGGCCCAGAGTAGAGCCACACAAATACACGGAACCAGGGAAGATACTGTTAGGGCAATTTTCATGAGGAAAGCAGGGTATGAGCGGATGAAAAGAATCAATAAGCATTGGTTCGGAGAACCTGAAACTGTAATAGGATTGGATAAATTGAAAAATAGGTCAAAAAGAACCTTCCGAGAGGATATTAAAGTCACTCTTAGAGAGTTGAAAAGGTGCGGGTTTTCTGATGTGTTTTTTGTGGATCTTACACGTGAAGTTAAGGTGCCAGTGGTGAGGGTTATAGTGCCTGGATTGGAGGTATTTGCTGTTGACAACACCCGTATAGGGGATAGGATCAAGTATGAAGCGGATAGTCGTATTCACAGGTCCATCCCTACATCCTAG
- a CDS encoding site-2 protease family protein has translation MVNFTTREIRDIIISMFVIAAVFSYVFSNKQLNIAVSLLPASIIGVGVGFVFHEIAHKFMAIRYGFWAEYRLWVGGILLAIITAYFGFVFAAPGAVYIHGAYISREENGKIALAGPATNILLALSFMFIASFSTGILASIATLGYAVNSFIAFFNLLPFSVLDGAKIIRWNPITWLLAILIALAITFKSIFTL, from the coding sequence ATGGTGAACTTCACGACTAGGGAAATAAGAGATATCATAATATCAATGTTCGTAATAGCGGCTGTTTTCTCATATGTTTTTTCGAATAAGCAACTTAACATAGCAGTTTCACTCTTACCAGCGAGTATCATAGGCGTGGGCGTGGGTTTCGTATTCCATGAAATAGCCCACAAATTCATGGCAATAAGATACGGTTTCTGGGCTGAATACAGACTATGGGTAGGTGGCATACTACTTGCCATTATAACAGCATATTTTGGTTTTGTATTCGCAGCACCGGGAGCAGTATACATACATGGAGCATACATTAGCAGAGAAGAAAATGGTAAAATAGCACTAGCAGGACCTGCCACAAACATACTACTAGCATTATCTTTTATGTTCATAGCATCATTTTCAACAGGCATACTAGCCAGTATAGCAACATTAGGATATGCCGTTAATAGTTTCATAGCATTCTTTAACCTCCTACCCTTCAGCGTATTGGACGGGGCTAAGATTATACGCTGGAATCCGATAACATGGCTCCTCGCCATTTTAATAGCCCTTGCAATCACATTTAAAAGCATATTCACCCTATAG